The following are encoded together in the Euwallacea fornicatus isolate EFF26 chromosome 11, ASM4011564v1, whole genome shotgun sequence genome:
- the LOC136341998 gene encoding mucin-2-like isoform X2 has protein sequence MIKTLVLLSVAALCGVGRTADVGAGPKPPCPSDGSVIAYYATNNCAYFWQCSNGVPYLMPCAPGTHWEQSLWTCVHIHQSSCTGEGWSSTEKPAPTTTAPGNCPLVDGTDSVYFPHDDCTKFWQCSNGVAHEHDCPAGLHFNPKLNVCDWPEQAGCAGTNGTTTKTTTAPITNVPGDCPLVDGNDSVYFPHDDCTKFWQCSNGVAHEHDCPAGLHFNPKLNVCDWPEQAGCAGTNGTTTKTTTAPITNVPGDCPLVDGNDSVYFPHDDCTKFWQCSNGVAHEHDCPAGLHFNPKLNVCDWPEQAGCAGTNGTTTKTTTAPITNVPGDCPLVDGNDSVYFPHDDCTKFWQCSNGVAHEHDCPAGLHFNPKLNVCDWPEQAGCAGTNGTTTKTTTAPITNVPGDCPLVDGNDSVYFPHDDCTKFWQCSNGVAHEHDCPAGLHFNPKLNVCDWPEQAGCAGTNGTTTKTTTAPITNVPGDCPLVDGNDSVYFPHDDCTKFWQCSNGVAHEHDCPAGLHFNPQLNVCDWPEQAGCEGGEATKNSTTESSTTTTTTKPTTTSTSTTTTPDPTTTSTTTTTPAPTTTSTTTTTTPAPTTTSSTTTTTTPAPTTTSTTTTTTPAPTTTSTTTTTTPDPTTTSTTTTTPAPTTTSTTTTTTPDPTTTSTTTTTPAPTTTSTSTTTTPAPTTTSTSTTTTPDPTTTSTTTTTPAPTTTSPTTTTTTPAPTTTSTTTTTTTPAPTTTSTTTTSTPASTTTTVEDTTTEKPITTTEEVTTTEEPTTTEVPDDDDGDDDGDDDNDDGDDDADDDVTTTTLEPDVPDDDEDGSGDDDDENSTTDKSTAAPVTNTTEDPTTTPAWTTPPECICTCEPNDSTPSIWTTPKPPRPTPTKTTQSIETTTEKAETTTAVTETTTKEAETTTAVTETTTKEAETTTAVTETTTKEAETTTAKTETTTKEAETTTAETETTTKKVETSTAEAETTTKAVETTTEEFVTTTTPEAPVTITETTTTEAEITSTAIPTNTTEIPITTTKLPTTTTGAPTTTTEQPSTTTTTKLPTTTSQVPTTITVTTTTEDVKTTPASNGQDSCDKLSNLCPAVDGEEPVYISLEDCGAFCQCSNGQAYHHSCLSGLHFNPKLNVCDMPEIANCTGVAGTTSSTAASTTTTSTTTAKPTTTSTTTTPKPTTTPTTTPEPTTTTPNHQSSCDRLSHFCPVVDGKHPTYIALEHCGGFCQCSNGQAYYHPCAADLHFNPTLNVCDYQHDAGCTGVAGTTLSTTTKAPTTISPNSICQARPNEAFMESIPGSCTEYISCYRGTGSRMSCPTGKEFNSEYNICLPSEMSECTETETQPPVPEEPNQQSDSEINTVCDSNPTGHFLAAHPTDCSKYVSCGMNHGAIMGCPSRDRYFNAATNACVNDLETSGCVSGQKTNNFSVAIKRLFKSLFR, from the exons ATGATAAAGACTTTAGTGTTGCTTAGTGTGGCGGCTCTTTGCGGAGTGGGACGGACCGCCGACGTGGGAGCCGGACCGAAGC CCCCTTGCCCTTCGGACGGATCCGTTATAGCCTACTATGCTACTAACAATTGCGCCTACTTCTGGCAATGTTCCAACGGGGTGCCCTATTTGATGCCCTGCGCCCCTGGAACCCACTGGGAACAATCGCTCTGGACCTGTGTGCATATACACCAGTCCTCGTGTACTGGAGAGGGATGGTCCAGCACTGAG AAACCAGCTCCTACCACTACCGCCCCAGGTAATTGCCCCTTAGTCGACGGCACCGATTCTGTATACTTCCCTCACGACGATTGCACGAAGTTTTGGCAGTGCTCCAATGGCGTGGCCCATGAACATGATTGCCCCGCAGGTCTTCATTTCAATCCTAAATTGAACGTATGTGATTGGCCAGAACAGGCTGGATGTGCTGGCACAAACGGTACTACGACGAAAACTACAACG GCCCCCATCACCAATGTCCCCGGTGATTGCCCCTTAGTCGATGGCAACGATTCTGTATACTTCCCTCACGACGATTGCACGAAGTTTTGGCAGTGCTCCAATGGCGTGGCCCATGAACATGATTGCCCCGCAGGTCTTCATTTCAATCCTAAATTGAACGTATGTGATTGGCCAGAACAGGCTGGATGTGCTGGCACAAACGGCACTACGACGAAAACTACAACG GCCCCCATCACCAATGTCCCCGGTGATTGCCCCTTAGTCGATGGCAACGATTCTGTATACTTCCCTCACGACGATTGCACGAAGTTTTGGCAGTGCTCCAATGGCGTGGCCCATGAACATGATTGCCCCGCAGGTCTTCATTTCAATCCTAAATTGAACGTATGTGATTGGCCAGAACAGGCTGGATGTGCTGGCACAAACGGCACTACGACGAAAACTACAACG GCCCCCATCACCAATGTCCCCGGTGATTGCCCCTTAGTCGATGGCAACGATTCTGTATACTTCCCTCACGACGATTGCACGAAGTTTTGGCAGTGCTCCAATGGCGTGGCCCATGAACATGATTGCCCCGCAGGTCTTCATTTCAATCCTAAATTGAACGTATGTGATTGGCCAGAACAGGCTGGATGTGCTGGCACAAACGGCACTACGACGAAAACTACAACG GCCCCCATCACCAATGTCCCCGGTGATTGCCCCTTAGTCGATGGCAACGATTCTGTATACTTCCCTCACGACGATTGCACGAAGTTTTGGCAGTGCTCCAATGGCGTGGCCCATGAACATGATTGCCCCGCAGGTCTTCATTTCAATCCTAAATTGAACGTATGTGATTGGCCAGAACAGGCTGGATGTGCTGGCACAAACGGCACTACGACGAAAACTACAACG GCCCCCATCACCAATGTCCCCGGTGATTGCCCCTTAGTCGATGGCAACGATTCTGTATACTTCCCTCACGACGATTGCACGAAGTTTTGGCAGTGCTCCAATGGCGTGGCCCATGAACATGATTGCCCCGCAGGTCTTCATTTCAATCCCCAATTGAACGTATGTGATTGGCCGGAACAGGCTGGATGTGAAGGAGGGGAAGCAACTAAGAATAGTACTACTGAGTCTTCAACGACTACAACTACTACCAAACCGACAACAACATCCACTTCAACCACAACTACGCCTGACCCAACAACCACTTCCACTACAACAACTACGCCTGCTCCAACAACCACTTCCACTACAACCACAACTACTCCTGCTCCAACGACCACTTCTTCTACAACTACAACAACTACACCAGCTCCAACAACTACTTCCACTACAACAACAACTACGCCTGCTCCAACAACCACTTCCACTACAACCACAACTACGCCTGACCCAACAACTACTTCTACTACAACAACTACGCCTGCTCCAACTACAACTTCCACTACAACCACAACTACGCCTGACCCAACAACTACTTCTACTACAACAACTACGCCTGCTCCAACAACCACTTCCACTTCAACCACAACTACGCCTGCTCCAACAACCACTTCCACTTCAACCACAACTACGCCTGACCCAACAACCACTTCTACTACAACAACTACGCCTGCTCCAACAACAACTTCCCCTACAACTACAACAACTACTCCAGCCCCGACAACCACTTCCACTACAACTACAACAACTACACCAGCTCCAACAACCACTTCCACTACAACCACATCTACTCCTGCTTCAACGACTACTACCGTTGAAGATACAACGACGGAAAAACCAATCACAACCACCGAGGAGGTAACAACTACCGAAGAACCTACAACAACTGAAGTTCccgatgatgatgatggtgaTGATGATGGAGATGATGATAATGACGATGGAGACGATGATGCAGATGATGATGTCACCACTACCACACTTGAACCTGATGTTCCTGATGATGATGAGGATGGTAGTGGAGATGACGATGATGAAAATTCCACGACTGATAAATCTACTGCCGCTCCAGTTACCAACACTACAGAAGATCCTACCACCACTCCGGCTTGGACTACTCCCCCTGAATGCATTTGTACCTGCG AGCCTAACGATAGTACTCCCTCCATCTGGACCACTCCTAAACCACCTAGACCTACACCAACTAAAACCACTCAATCAATTGAAACGACAACTGAGAAGGCTGAAACAACTACTGCGGTGACCGAGACCACAACCAAGGAGGCTGAAACAACTACTGCGGTGACCGAGACCACAACCAAGGAGGCTGAAACAACTACTGCGGTGACCGAGACCACAACCAAGGAGGCTGAAACAACTACTGCGAAGACCGAGACCACAACCAAAGAGGCTGAAACAACTACTGCGGAGACCGAGACCACAACCAAAAAGGTTGAAACAAGTACTGCGGAGGCCGAGACCACAACCAAGGCGGTTGAAACCACTACTGAGGAATTTGTGACTACTACCACCCCAGAAGCTCCAGTTACTATTACAGAAACCACTACAACTGAAGCTGAAATTACCTCAACTGCAATCCCAACCAATACCACTGAAATTCCAATCACCACTACTAAA CTCCCAACCACCACCACTGGAGCCCCAACCACCACTACTGAACAACCATCCACTACCACCACTACTAAACTCCCAACTACCACCAGTCAAGTCCCAACCACCATTACTGTAACCACTACAACTGAGGATGTGAAAACGACGCCCGCCTCGAATGGCCAGGACAGCTGTGATAAAT TGTCGAACTTGTGCCCAGCTGTAGATGGTGAAGAGCCAGTCTACATTTCCTTGGAGGATTGTGGTGCTTTTTGCCAGTGCTCCAACGGGCAAGCCTACCACCACTCTTGCCTTTCAGGCCTCCACTTTAACCCTAAATTGAATGTATGCGATATGCCTGAAATTGCCAACTGCACAGGGGTGGCTGGAACTACTTCCTCTACCG ctgCATCTACTACTACCACCTCTACAACTACTGCCAAGCCAACTACCACATCTACCACCACCACTCCTAAGCCCACGACAACCCCTACCACTACTCCGGAACCAACAACTACCACGCCCAACCACCAGAGCAGCTGCGACAGAC TGTCACACTTCTGTCCCGTGGTGGACGGTAAGCACCCTACATACATCGCGCTAGAGCACTGTGGCGGCTTCTGCCAATGCTCCAACGGCCAGGCCTACTACCACCCCTGTGCTGCGGACTTACATTTCAACCCCACTTTGAACGTATGCGATTATCAACATGATGCGGGATGCACGGGCGTGGCTGGAACCACCTTGTCCACTACCACTAAGG CACCCACGACCATATCACCCAACTCCATCTGCCAAGCGAGACCCAACGAAGCCTTCATGGAAAGTATCCCAGGGAGCTGCACTGAATATATCAGTTGCTACCGAGGCACAGGGAGCCGAATGTCTTGCCCCACCGGCAAAGAATTCAACTCCGAGTACAACATATGCCTTCCTTCTGAGATGTCTGAATGTACTGAAACTGAAACTCAACCCCCAGTGCCTGAAGAACCGAACCAGCAAAGTGATAGTGAAATTAACACCGTCTGCGACAGTAACCCCACGGGACACTTCCTCGCTGCTCATCCCACCGACTGCAGCAAGTACGTATCATGCGGCATGAACCACGGGGCTATCATGGGCTGCCCCTCGCGGGACAGATACTTTAATGCTGCAACGAACGCGTGCGTCAACGACTTGGAGACTTCGGGTTGCGTCTCAGGGCAAAAGACCAACAACTTCAGCGTCGCAATTAAGCGACTGTTCAAGAGCCTTTTCAGGTGA
- the LOC136342003 gene encoding glycoprotein 3-alpha-L-fucosyltransferase A-like, translating into MPPRLTPRKVFLAFVVVISITLLVGSQYRFSYFSPAEHSRPVINNGEVHTQKVQVVEANEELASEEKENAVEVEDDGSSRLSERPYFLTGGSLFPSKSKGPIRLFPEQADGDRVVDQLMYVPEDYQGYDTPEKTILLFNGMGAWGQKAGSATFHQCPVNRCSLTPDRSRAADADAILFKDHVASPGYERPMNQVWILYHLECPYHTQTVKAPDAINWTATYRRDSDIVAPYERWTYFDPEVKQKVQNKDYAGNKTKKVAWFVSNCGARNNRLQYARELGKYIEVDIYGGCGAFKCPRSDDKKCFNLLETDYKFYLAFENSNCRDYITEKLFVNGLGHDTLPIVMGARPEDYQKSAPEGSYIHVDEFESPEELAAYLHRLDSDNALYNSYFKWKGTGEFINTYFWCRLCSLLHAPTVPRHYEDVNDWWRGPGVCTTKSWRNAEFV; encoded by the exons ATGCCTCCACGGTTGACGCCGCGCAAGGTTTTCCTGGCATTCGTCGTGGTAATCAGCATCACGCTGTTGGTGGGGAGTCAGTACCGATTTTCATACTTCTCTCCAGCCGAACACTCCAGACCGGTTATAAACAATGGGGAAGTGCACACCCAGAAAGTCCAGGTGGTCGAG GCCAACGAAGAATTGGCTTCGGAGGAAAAAGAAAACGCGGTGGAAGTAGAGGATGACGGGTCATCGCGACTCTCCGAAAGGCCATATTTCCTAACGGGGGGCTCCCTGTTCCCCAGCAAGTCCAAGGGGCCTATTAGGCTCTTCCCTGAGCAGGCTGACGGCGATAGGGTGGTCGATCAACTGATGTATGTCCCTGAAGACTATCAAG GCTACGACACGCCGGAGAAGACCATTCTCCTCTTCAACGGCATGGGTGCCTGGGGCCAGAAAGCCGGCTCCGCGACATTCCATCAATGCCCAGTGAACCGTTGCTCGCTCACGCCAGACCGCAGCAGAGCTGCAGATGCAGATGCGATTTTGTTCAAAGACCATGTCGCCTCTCCGGGGTACGAACGCCCCATGAATCAGGTGTGGATTCTCTACCACTTGGAGTGCCCCTACCACACCCAGACCGTCAAAGCCCCCGATGCCATCAACTGGACGGCGACCTACAGGAGGGACAGCGACATTGTAGCCCCCTACGAGAGATGGACGTATTTCGACCCGGAAGTGAAGCAGAAGGTGCAAAACAAAGACTATGCGGGGAACAAGACCAAGAAAGTGGCTTGGTTCGTGTCGAATTGCGGAGCGCGGAACAACAGACTTCAATACGCCAGGGAATTGGGGAAATATATCGAAGTTGACATTTACGGTGGCTGCGGCGCCTTCAAGTGCCCCCGGTCCGACGATAAGAAGTGCTTCAATCTCCTGGAAACTGATTACAAGTTCTACTTGGCGTTTGAAAATTCCAACTGCAGAGACTACATCACCGAGAAACTGTTCGTCAATGGTTTAGGGCATGACACGTTGCCCATTGTTATGGGAGCCCGGCCGGAAGACTATCAGAAAAGCGCCCCGGAAG GGTCGTACATCCACGTGGACGAATTTGAGAGTCCAGAGGAGCTAGCGGCCTACTTGCACCGCTTAGACAGCGACAACGCTCTATACAACTCCTACTTCAAATGGAAGGGAACGGGGGAATTCATCAATACATATTTTTGGTGCAGGCTTTGCTCCCTCTTGCACGCACCCACCGTGCCCAGGCATTACGAAGACGTTAACGACTGGTGGCGAGGCCCGGGAGTGTGCACCACCAAGTCTTGGAGAAACGCCGAATTcgtttaa
- the LOC136341998 gene encoding uncharacterized protein isoform X1, whose amino-acid sequence MIKTLVLLSVAALCGVGRTADVGAGPKPPCPSDGSVIAYYATNNCAYFWQCSNGVPYLMPCAPGTHWEQSLWTCVHIHQSSCTGEGWSSTEKPAPTTTAPGNCPLVDGTDSVYFPHDDCTKFWQCSNGVAHEHDCPAGLHFNPKLNVCDWPEQAGCAGTNGTTTKTTTAPITNVPGDCPLVDGNDSVYFPHDDCTKFWQCSNGVAHEHDCPAGLHFNPKLNVCDWPEQAGCAGTNGTTTKTTTAPITNVPGDCPLVDGNDSVYFPHDDCTKFWQCSNGVAHEHDCPAGLHFNPKLNVCDWPEQAGCAGTNGTTTKTTTAPITNVPGDCPLVDGNDSVYFPHDDCTKFWQCSNGVAHEHDCPAGLHFNPKLNVCDWPEQAGCAGTNGTTTKTTTAPITNVPGDCPLVDGNDSVYFPHDDCTKFWQCSNGVAHEHDCPAGLHFNPKLNVCDWPEQAGCAGTNGTTTKTTTAPITNVPGDCPLVDGNDSVYFPHDDCTKFWQCSNGVAHEHDCPAGLHFNPQLNVCDWPEQAGCEGGEATKNSTTESSTTTTTTKPTTTSTSTTTTPDPTTTSTTTTTPAPTTTSTTTTTTPAPTTTSSTTTTTTPAPTTTSTTTTTTPAPTTTSTTTTTTPDPTTTSTTTTTPAPTTTSTTTTTTPDPTTTSTTTTTPAPTTTSTSTTTTPAPTTTSTSTTTTPDPTTTSTTTTTPAPTTTSPTTTTTTPAPTTTSTTTTTTTPAPTTTSTTTTSTPASTTTTVEDTTTEKPITTTEEVTTTEEPTTTEVPDDDDGDDDGDDDNDDGDDDADDDVTTTTLEPDVPDDDEDGSGDDDDENSTTDKSTAAPVTNTTEDPTTTPAWTTPPECICTCEPNDSTPSIWTTPKPPRPTPTKTTQSIETTTEKAETTTAVTETTTKEAETTTAVTETTTKEAETTTAVTETTTKEAETTTAKTETTTKEAETTTAETETTTKKVETSTAEAETTTKAVETTTEEFVTTTTPEAPVTITETTTTEAEITSTAIPTNTTEIPITTTKLPTTTTTTDLPTTTTTDLPTTTTGAPTTTTEQPSTTTTTKLPTTTSQVPTTITVTTTTEDVKTTPASNGQDSCDKLSNLCPAVDGEEPVYISLEDCGAFCQCSNGQAYHHSCLSGLHFNPKLNVCDMPEIANCTGVAGTTSSTAASTTTTSTTTAKPTTTSTTTTPKPTTTPTTTPEPTTTTPNHQSSCDRLSHFCPVVDGKHPTYIALEHCGGFCQCSNGQAYYHPCAADLHFNPTLNVCDYQHDAGCTGVAGTTLSTTTKAPTTISPNSICQARPNEAFMESIPGSCTEYISCYRGTGSRMSCPTGKEFNSEYNICLPSEMSECTETETQPPVPEEPNQQSDSEINTVCDSNPTGHFLAAHPTDCSKYVSCGMNHGAIMGCPSRDRYFNAATNACVNDLETSGCVSGQKTNNFSVAIKRLFKSLFR is encoded by the exons ATGATAAAGACTTTAGTGTTGCTTAGTGTGGCGGCTCTTTGCGGAGTGGGACGGACCGCCGACGTGGGAGCCGGACCGAAGC CCCCTTGCCCTTCGGACGGATCCGTTATAGCCTACTATGCTACTAACAATTGCGCCTACTTCTGGCAATGTTCCAACGGGGTGCCCTATTTGATGCCCTGCGCCCCTGGAACCCACTGGGAACAATCGCTCTGGACCTGTGTGCATATACACCAGTCCTCGTGTACTGGAGAGGGATGGTCCAGCACTGAG AAACCAGCTCCTACCACTACCGCCCCAGGTAATTGCCCCTTAGTCGACGGCACCGATTCTGTATACTTCCCTCACGACGATTGCACGAAGTTTTGGCAGTGCTCCAATGGCGTGGCCCATGAACATGATTGCCCCGCAGGTCTTCATTTCAATCCTAAATTGAACGTATGTGATTGGCCAGAACAGGCTGGATGTGCTGGCACAAACGGTACTACGACGAAAACTACAACG GCCCCCATCACCAATGTCCCCGGTGATTGCCCCTTAGTCGATGGCAACGATTCTGTATACTTCCCTCACGACGATTGCACGAAGTTTTGGCAGTGCTCCAATGGCGTGGCCCATGAACATGATTGCCCCGCAGGTCTTCATTTCAATCCTAAATTGAACGTATGTGATTGGCCAGAACAGGCTGGATGTGCTGGCACAAACGGCACTACGACGAAAACTACAACG GCCCCCATCACCAATGTCCCCGGTGATTGCCCCTTAGTCGATGGCAACGATTCTGTATACTTCCCTCACGACGATTGCACGAAGTTTTGGCAGTGCTCCAATGGCGTGGCCCATGAACATGATTGCCCCGCAGGTCTTCATTTCAATCCTAAATTGAACGTATGTGATTGGCCAGAACAGGCTGGATGTGCTGGCACAAACGGCACTACGACGAAAACTACAACG GCCCCCATCACCAATGTCCCCGGTGATTGCCCCTTAGTCGATGGCAACGATTCTGTATACTTCCCTCACGACGATTGCACGAAGTTTTGGCAGTGCTCCAATGGCGTGGCCCATGAACATGATTGCCCCGCAGGTCTTCATTTCAATCCTAAATTGAACGTATGTGATTGGCCAGAACAGGCTGGATGTGCTGGCACAAACGGCACTACGACGAAAACTACAACG GCCCCCATCACCAATGTCCCCGGTGATTGCCCCTTAGTCGATGGCAACGATTCTGTATACTTCCCTCACGACGATTGCACGAAGTTTTGGCAGTGCTCCAATGGCGTGGCCCATGAACATGATTGCCCCGCAGGTCTTCATTTCAATCCTAAATTGAACGTATGTGATTGGCCAGAACAGGCTGGATGTGCTGGCACAAACGGCACTACGACGAAAACTACAACG GCCCCCATCACCAATGTCCCCGGTGATTGCCCCTTAGTCGATGGCAACGATTCTGTATACTTCCCTCACGACGATTGCACGAAGTTTTGGCAGTGCTCCAATGGCGTGGCCCATGAACATGATTGCCCCGCAGGTCTTCATTTCAATCCCCAATTGAACGTATGTGATTGGCCGGAACAGGCTGGATGTGAAGGAGGGGAAGCAACTAAGAATAGTACTACTGAGTCTTCAACGACTACAACTACTACCAAACCGACAACAACATCCACTTCAACCACAACTACGCCTGACCCAACAACCACTTCCACTACAACAACTACGCCTGCTCCAACAACCACTTCCACTACAACCACAACTACTCCTGCTCCAACGACCACTTCTTCTACAACTACAACAACTACACCAGCTCCAACAACTACTTCCACTACAACAACAACTACGCCTGCTCCAACAACCACTTCCACTACAACCACAACTACGCCTGACCCAACAACTACTTCTACTACAACAACTACGCCTGCTCCAACTACAACTTCCACTACAACCACAACTACGCCTGACCCAACAACTACTTCTACTACAACAACTACGCCTGCTCCAACAACCACTTCCACTTCAACCACAACTACGCCTGCTCCAACAACCACTTCCACTTCAACCACAACTACGCCTGACCCAACAACCACTTCTACTACAACAACTACGCCTGCTCCAACAACAACTTCCCCTACAACTACAACAACTACTCCAGCCCCGACAACCACTTCCACTACAACTACAACAACTACACCAGCTCCAACAACCACTTCCACTACAACCACATCTACTCCTGCTTCAACGACTACTACCGTTGAAGATACAACGACGGAAAAACCAATCACAACCACCGAGGAGGTAACAACTACCGAAGAACCTACAACAACTGAAGTTCccgatgatgatgatggtgaTGATGATGGAGATGATGATAATGACGATGGAGACGATGATGCAGATGATGATGTCACCACTACCACACTTGAACCTGATGTTCCTGATGATGATGAGGATGGTAGTGGAGATGACGATGATGAAAATTCCACGACTGATAAATCTACTGCCGCTCCAGTTACCAACACTACAGAAGATCCTACCACCACTCCGGCTTGGACTACTCCCCCTGAATGCATTTGTACCTGCG AGCCTAACGATAGTACTCCCTCCATCTGGACCACTCCTAAACCACCTAGACCTACACCAACTAAAACCACTCAATCAATTGAAACGACAACTGAGAAGGCTGAAACAACTACTGCGGTGACCGAGACCACAACCAAGGAGGCTGAAACAACTACTGCGGTGACCGAGACCACAACCAAGGAGGCTGAAACAACTACTGCGGTGACCGAGACCACAACCAAGGAGGCTGAAACAACTACTGCGAAGACCGAGACCACAACCAAAGAGGCTGAAACAACTACTGCGGAGACCGAGACCACAACCAAAAAGGTTGAAACAAGTACTGCGGAGGCCGAGACCACAACCAAGGCGGTTGAAACCACTACTGAGGAATTTGTGACTACTACCACCCCAGAAGCTCCAGTTACTATTACAGAAACCACTACAACTGAAGCTGAAATTACCTCAACTGCAATCCCAACCAATACCACTGAAATTCCAATCACCACTACTAAACTCCCAACCACCACCACCACTACTGACCTCCCAACCACCACCACTACTGACCTCCCAACCACCACCACTGGAGCCCCAACCACCACTACTGAACAACCATCCACTACCACCACTACTAAACTCCCAACTACCACCAGTCAAGTCCCAACCACCATTACTGTAACCACTACAACTGAGGATGTGAAAACGACGCCCGCCTCGAATGGCCAGGACAGCTGTGATAAAT TGTCGAACTTGTGCCCAGCTGTAGATGGTGAAGAGCCAGTCTACATTTCCTTGGAGGATTGTGGTGCTTTTTGCCAGTGCTCCAACGGGCAAGCCTACCACCACTCTTGCCTTTCAGGCCTCCACTTTAACCCTAAATTGAATGTATGCGATATGCCTGAAATTGCCAACTGCACAGGGGTGGCTGGAACTACTTCCTCTACCG ctgCATCTACTACTACCACCTCTACAACTACTGCCAAGCCAACTACCACATCTACCACCACCACTCCTAAGCCCACGACAACCCCTACCACTACTCCGGAACCAACAACTACCACGCCCAACCACCAGAGCAGCTGCGACAGAC TGTCACACTTCTGTCCCGTGGTGGACGGTAAGCACCCTACATACATCGCGCTAGAGCACTGTGGCGGCTTCTGCCAATGCTCCAACGGCCAGGCCTACTACCACCCCTGTGCTGCGGACTTACATTTCAACCCCACTTTGAACGTATGCGATTATCAACATGATGCGGGATGCACGGGCGTGGCTGGAACCACCTTGTCCACTACCACTAAGG CACCCACGACCATATCACCCAACTCCATCTGCCAAGCGAGACCCAACGAAGCCTTCATGGAAAGTATCCCAGGGAGCTGCACTGAATATATCAGTTGCTACCGAGGCACAGGGAGCCGAATGTCTTGCCCCACCGGCAAAGAATTCAACTCCGAGTACAACATATGCCTTCCTTCTGAGATGTCTGAATGTACTGAAACTGAAACTCAACCCCCAGTGCCTGAAGAACCGAACCAGCAAAGTGATAGTGAAATTAACACCGTCTGCGACAGTAACCCCACGGGACACTTCCTCGCTGCTCATCCCACCGACTGCAGCAAGTACGTATCATGCGGCATGAACCACGGGGCTATCATGGGCTGCCCCTCGCGGGACAGATACTTTAATGCTGCAACGAACGCGTGCGTCAACGACTTGGAGACTTCGGGTTGCGTCTCAGGGCAAAAGACCAACAACTTCAGCGTCGCAATTAAGCGACTGTTCAAGAGCCTTTTCAGGTGA